The nucleotide sequence gtgtgtgtgtgtgtgtcagaacacATCTCGAAGGCAGTCCTCCATGGCCTGAAGCTCCTGCAGTTCGGGGCAGTGTTCcccagagtggagggagaggaggcgtcTGGCTCTGGGGATGACGGAGAGAGCGGGGGCAGGAGACCCTCTGGTCAGGTGACCCCCAGGACGAAACAGAGGCACAAGAAAGACTGTTTGAGTCGTCATCAGCACAGAAACGCACTAAGCCACCCAAACAAGtacaaatgtaatgtaatgcaaGTACAATGTAACAAATGTAACAAACGAATACACCGAAACGACTATCATCTTTACTTCACGGCCTCAGTTGGATATGAATAAGGACCGAGGGATCTTTTCTTCAGGAGAATGagaggtgagcacacacacccgTTGAAGTGCAGCTGGGCCAGTTTGAAGAGCTGGCGTCCCACTTCGATGCTGTCCTCTCCGTACTGGGAACCCACCGCTACCACGCTGCTCTCAAGCTGGGAGGCAGCCCGTCGCCAgtcgcctacacacacacacacacacagaacaaagaCACTattagacacgcacacacacatgttcaagcACATACCAGTCACACCAACACTACACACAAAACAGTCACTGCACTCACCCACCCAGGcacgtacatacatacacacacacacacacacacacacacacacacacacacacacacacacacacacacacacacacacacacaaaggtgaaCAAGtcactgcacacaaacacacacacacgtcgaaCCTTGTcactacagacaaacacaagcgcacgcgcacacacagttcTCACCCATCGTGGCGTACGCTCGGGCCTTCGCGTCCGCCAGCTGCCCCTGTAGTGGGTGAGTCTCTCCCAGGAACACACCAGACCGAGGCCCTGCCCTCTGTAAAATCCCCAGGGCCTCATCTgaaacagggggagggagggggagggagagaggaggggggatagatggagagagtgtgagacagaacacacatgTTGGAAGATCACCTGGTATACCAACCACTCACATGAAGGAATGCACTGCAAAGCCCGAGGAAccaaacacacccacgcacgcacgcacgcacgcacgcacacacgcacacacacacacacctggcctgtCTTCCTCCATGAGTTCCACGGCCTTCTCCAGCTGAGCCTTGACCTCCTTCAGCACGAGGTCCAGCTCCACCCGAGACACACGCTgaccgcaaacacacacacaccacgctccGCCGTCCTCAGTGAgcgtctgaaacacacacacacacacacacatccgagtCATTTCTTGCGAAAAAACAAGTGTATCCACTAGGAAAGCTGATCGTCAATGTGAGCACTCACCTTTAGAGGCTCCTGGCACTTCCCACACTGCAACCCCGTGTCTGACCCCGACCtttcacccctgacctctgaatcCTCCTCCAGACTGCAGGCGTCACAGGTGCATAGGAAGTAGTACTGCTCCTGCAGGAGGCGCCGGCGCTCCGACACCTTCATCCTGCTGCTGTGAGGCCCTGCGAGGGACGAGGGAGAGGTCAGCAGGACTACAACAGGAAGACTACAACAGGAAGACTACAACAGGAAGTACATACTGCCACCTACTGACAATTAGAAACGGATACAAAAAAGTGAGAACAAGAGGCTTGCTTGGAAAAGGCACAGTCAGaaacagccagtcagacagtAATTCAAACAGACAGTAAAACAGCCAGTCAGACGGTAATTCAAATAGACAGtaaaccagccagtcagacagtaATTCAAACAGACACTAAAAAagccagtcagacagccagACGCCTCCTGACCATAGCAGTGCAGGAACTCTTGTCCCTGGGAGACCTCTCTGGCGGCTCGGACGGTGACGGTGACTCCACAGCCAGCCGTGGCGAGCGCGGCAGAGGACTCTGGTTCTGGAGAAGGCGGGCCGGTCCTGGGTCCGGTGGCGAAGGCCAGGCTGGTGTTGGGACTGCAGGAGTGGTTCAGGACGCTGAGCGTGGGGAACATGGCTGTGGCGATGCGGACTTCACAGGTGGACTGCACCGCTGAgtcacctgtcagagagaggcCTGGGGTCAGAGGGTAAGGGTCATTCTGAGGGGGTCACAGTCTTTGACCTTGTGGCTCTCAATGGGGTTTGAATTAAGTGAACGGAAGCATACTGATAGTGGGTCAGATCATCAAATGGCTCGGACTCACCCGTGTTTATCAGCGCGCTCACTGCTTGCGCATTACACCTCAGCTGGAACATATGCCGCAGAACTACACTTCCCAGAAGGCTCAGCTCCGGAGCCCAACCCATtggctttttcttttcctcctgaccctgtgattggctggtacACTTCCTGCTCTCTGAGGAGTTCCAGGAAGCAGGTGGAGGCCCCGCCCTGCTAAGCTTTAGGAACAGTGTTGCTATGGTGACTGCGTATAGATAGCGCAAGCTGGGTGTGTGGCTACTCAGGTGTGGAAGAAGGTGGTAGACACTCTGGTAGGAGTCGCCATGGTAACAGGTAAACGGATCACCTCCCCCATCTATGTCAGTTGACGTGCTGGTACTGGACACAGGGTTCTCCCTTCCCGAGATTGGTTTAGAGCCGTTATCCTTGCCTCTTATTGGCTCAATAGCCGCCTGTACGTCCTTAAGTCCCGCCTTCAGGGCCACCCTTAGAGCCAGCTGTGACATCACGCCCAAAGCCCtgagctctgctcctattggaCACTCCCAGCGATGATGCTCCTCCCAGGCTGCTCTCCTGCACCGATAGGAACAGTAGCGGGCGTAGCTGCACCACTCACAGGGCGCAGGGCTCACGGCCTCACACAGACACCGGTGGCAGTGCCTGTCCTCCGTCCCAAACACGCCCCTTCTCTCCCGCCCTTCCTCTGCCCCCTTCAGTCTCTCCATCCCAGGGATGAGCACACAGCCGTAGGCCCGGTCCTCCAGAATCACATCTCCGGCCGCCTTTCCCTCAGTGGCCACCAGGTGTCGCCCTTTCCCCGGGCTAAAACGCACAGACAagccgggggagagagaggacaggggcccAGTACCAGGTAGACACTGGGGCAGGTGAGTTCGCTGCTTCTCTGTaccacctgccccctcctcgtcctgggGCCCTGGGTCGGCTTTGTGCTGGAGGTGGTTGAGGCACAGCGCGCGTCGCTCGTGTAGCTTGTGACGCAAGTGAGCGGGGTAGCCATTCTCCAGCGCCCTGTCGATGTCCTCAAGGCACTCCTTTAAGACAGGGGGAAACAAGTAGATGGAACAGgaactaccacacaaacaaacacacactcacacacacacacacacaaacacacactcacactcacaagcttacctggtggtgctggaggtggagcagggcagCAGAGCGGTTGGCGAAGCAGAGAGAAATCTGCTCAGAGCGCTGCgaggccaaacacacaccctgcggGACGGCACCGAGAAGCAGATGAGTAAGACCACCGCCAACATCGGGTGTGTGAATGCTCGGCTT is from Osmerus eperlanus chromosome 27, fOsmEpe2.1, whole genome shotgun sequence and encodes:
- the smyd4 gene encoding SET and MYND domain-containing protein 4; the protein is MDMPCIKWQKHVEEKWSQLDPDQTKWFSSLSEIDQVFELALSQINQEDLNFLSDVSRDYPVQKDPERAARCRENGNASFKTRDYNAAALHYSQGVCLASQRSEQISLCFANRSAALLHLQHHQECLEDIDRALENGYPAHLRHKLHERRALCLNHLQHKADPGPQDEEGAGGTEKQRTHLPQCLPGTGPLSSLSPGLSVRFSPGKGRHLVATEGKAAGDVILEDRAYGCVLIPGMERLKGAEEGRERRGVFGTEDRHCHRCLCEAVSPAPCEWCSYARYCSYRCRRAAWEEHHRWECPIGAELRALGVMSQLALRVALKAGLKDVQAAIEPIRGKDNGSKPISGRENPVSSTSTSTDIDGGGDPFTCYHGDSYQSVYHLLPHLSSHTPSLRYLYAVTIATLFLKLSRAGPPPASWNSSESRKCTSQSQGQEEKKKPMGWAPELSLLGSVVLRHMFQLRCNAQAVSALINTGDSAVQSTCEVRIATAMFPTLSVLNHSCSPNTSLAFATGPRTGPPSPEPESSAALATAGCGVTVTVRAAREVSQGQEFLHCYGPHSSRMKVSERRRLLQEQYYFLCTCDACSLEEDSEVRGERSGSDTGLQCGKCQEPLKTLTEDGGAWCVCVCGQRVSRVELDLVLKEVKAQLEKAVELMEEDRPDEALGILQRAGPRSGVFLGETHPLQGQLADAKARAYATMGDWRRAASQLESSVVAVGSQYGEDSIEVGRQLFKLAQLHFNGGSPAPALSVIPRARRLLSLHSGEHCPELQELQAMEDCLRDVF